A single window of Xylocopilactobacillus apicola DNA harbors:
- a CDS encoding metal-sulfur cluster assembly factor yields the protein MNETNEDELLADTVYGQLEDVIDPELGIDIVNLGLIYDVTCFNHQCLITMTLTIMGCPLSEMLSEQIKEQVLAIKEIEECTIKLVWEPAWTTAKMSRYAKLFLGIHD from the coding sequence ATGAATGAAACTAATGAAGATGAACTTTTAGCCGATACAGTTTATGGTCAACTAGAAGACGTCATTGACCCTGAATTAGGAATTGATATTGTTAATTTAGGCTTGATTTACGATGTAACATGTTTCAATCACCAATGCTTAATTACGATGACTCTAACTATTATGGGCTGTCCATTAAGCGAGATGTTATCTGAACAAATCAAAGAACAAGTTCTGGCAATCAAAGAAATTGAAGAATGCACTATTAAGCTTGTCTGGGAACCTGCTTGGACTACGGCAAAAATGAGCCGCTATGCCAAGTTGTTTCTAGGCATTCACGATTAA
- a CDS encoding aminotransferase class V-fold PLP-dependent enzyme — translation MIYLDNAATTLIKPSIVGKKVFEIISSAKFGNPARGSSNASVNALDEVFKTRKLIRKLFNLADPSLTAFTNNATEALNFAIKGLLKSGDHVIATTLDHNSVLRPIYQLEKTGIEHDFVGLNKDGSLDYNQFERLLKPNTKMVVCPHASNVTGEILDLKFISDFCHQNQLLMVVDAAQTAGVIPIDVRRDGIDVLCFTGHKSLFGPQGTGGICLSHQLAIEPLISGGTGIDSFNHDQPAVFPEHLEAGTLNVAGIAGLGAGIEYVLAQGIENSGTVARNLADRFIAGIKNLPQVKIYGNLNRPKVATVSLNLGDINSAEISDFLQTHYDIATRAGAHCAPLLHCALKTKDQGMVRFSFSSFNQPSDVDQAVKAIKTLSDELEREART, via the coding sequence ATGATTTACCTAGATAATGCGGCTACTACACTAATTAAACCATCAATTGTTGGAAAAAAAGTATTTGAAATAATTAGTAGTGCAAAGTTTGGAAATCCAGCTCGTGGTTCTTCCAATGCTTCAGTCAACGCTCTTGATGAAGTTTTCAAAACCCGTAAATTGATTCGAAAATTGTTCAATTTAGCAGATCCTAGTTTGACTGCTTTTACAAATAACGCAACAGAAGCTTTAAACTTTGCCATCAAAGGGCTTTTGAAATCAGGAGATCATGTTATTGCAACTACATTAGATCATAACTCAGTGCTAAGGCCAATTTATCAGTTAGAAAAAACCGGTATTGAACATGATTTTGTTGGACTAAACAAAGATGGGTCTCTGGATTACAACCAATTTGAGCGACTCCTCAAACCTAACACTAAAATGGTCGTTTGTCCTCACGCCTCAAATGTGACTGGCGAAATATTGGACCTTAAGTTTATTAGTGATTTTTGTCACCAGAACCAATTATTAATGGTTGTCGACGCGGCCCAGACAGCGGGTGTTATACCGATTGACGTTAGACGCGATGGCATTGATGTTCTTTGTTTTACTGGTCACAAATCTCTTTTCGGCCCCCAGGGAACGGGCGGAATTTGTTTAAGCCATCAACTGGCTATTGAACCTTTGATCTCGGGAGGAACCGGAATTGATTCTTTTAACCATGATCAACCAGCTGTTTTTCCCGAGCACCTTGAAGCGGGAACCTTAAATGTTGCTGGCATTGCTGGATTGGGTGCTGGAATCGAATATGTTTTAGCTCAAGGAATTGAGAATTCAGGCACTGTTGCAAGGAATTTAGCCGATCGTTTCATTGCAGGAATCAAAAATTTGCCACAAGTTAAAATCTATGGAAATTTAAATCGCCCGAAAGTGGCGACGGTTAGTCTTAATCTAGGGGATATAAACTCAGCTGAAATAAGCGACTTCCTTCAGACGCATTATGACATCGCAACTCGGGCTGGGGCTCATTGTGCTCCTCTTCTACACTGTGCGCTTAAGACTAAGGATCAGGGGATGGTTAGATTTTCTTTCTCAAGTTTCAACCAGCCAAGTGATGTCGATCAAGCGGTTAAGGCAATCAAAACACTCTCTGATGAACTAGAAAGGGAAGCCAGAACATGA
- a CDS encoding FGGY-family carbohydrate kinase — MNLTIDVGTTNTKISIWNDPSSVAPSNQVKFKTPKSIHDGLIDFDADQLVAQIKKIISNFPLEVLAQVKQIAIASVGESGVLIDQHGQTVSPMIAWYDCRSQEIIDHLTPNEKNEIYEITGLPAHVHYSVSKIKWLLANESGLDDKQNYTWLCIPDYLAYQLTGVMNSEYSIASRTMVYDLKNHCWSERIKEIFQITNISFPALITAGDKIGFVKKEIAKELNLNDQVKVTIAGHDHMVGSIASGQKQDELLDSTGTTEGILVLLDQFKTSKNDEEHGIAYGIYPDPQYYTAFTALPAVGSVIQWFDELYKLSEEEFMDLSNEIDQDYRNDRLTPGSFNFVIPHFNGSGSPTKSVITKGLWYGLTDQTTIKELIFGLFLGLTFELKYALECLPTKQVKRIKLIGPATKDPIWIQLRADLLNLPIQVMQTPESVSRGANLIGSKVEPLVSNELILPQEHLLLVEKLRSIYEHQYKKLYRAKVEMEL, encoded by the coding sequence ATGAATCTAACAATTGATGTTGGGACAACTAATACTAAAATTTCAATTTGGAATGATCCTAGTTCGGTTGCACCCAGTAATCAAGTTAAATTCAAGACCCCAAAGTCAATTCATGACGGTTTAATTGATTTCGATGCAGATCAATTAGTTGCTCAAATTAAAAAAATAATTAGTAATTTTCCTTTGGAAGTTTTAGCTCAAGTGAAACAAATTGCAATTGCCAGTGTTGGTGAATCCGGCGTTTTAATTGATCAGCATGGTCAGACGGTTTCGCCAATGATTGCTTGGTATGATTGCCGCTCACAAGAGATAATTGATCATTTAACTCCAAATGAAAAAAATGAAATTTATGAAATTACGGGATTGCCAGCGCATGTCCACTATTCGGTTAGCAAAATAAAGTGGCTGCTTGCTAATGAATCAGGACTTGATGACAAGCAAAATTATACTTGGCTTTGTATTCCCGATTATCTTGCCTATCAACTGACGGGGGTGATGAATTCGGAGTATTCCATTGCGAGTAGGACAATGGTGTATGATTTAAAAAATCATTGTTGGTCTGAACGAATTAAGGAAATTTTCCAAATTACCAACATTAGCTTCCCGGCTTTAATTACGGCGGGGGATAAAATTGGTTTTGTCAAAAAAGAGATTGCCAAAGAGCTTAATTTAAATGATCAAGTTAAAGTGACAATTGCTGGACACGATCATATGGTAGGGTCAATTGCCAGTGGTCAAAAGCAAGATGAACTATTGGATTCAACTGGAACCACCGAGGGAATTTTGGTTTTGTTGGATCAATTTAAGACAAGTAAAAATGATGAAGAACACGGGATTGCTTACGGGATTTATCCAGATCCCCAGTACTATACAGCTTTTACAGCGCTACCGGCGGTCGGTTCAGTTATTCAGTGGTTCGATGAACTTTATAAATTATCAGAAGAAGAATTTATGGATTTGTCAAACGAAATTGATCAAGATTATCGCAACGATCGGCTCACACCTGGGAGTTTTAATTTCGTAATTCCTCATTTTAACGGAAGCGGCAGTCCTACGAAGTCGGTGATAACAAAAGGGCTTTGGTATGGCCTCACTGATCAAACGACGATTAAGGAATTGATTTTTGGTTTGTTTTTAGGTCTGACTTTTGAATTGAAGTATGCTTTAGAGTGTCTACCAACTAAGCAAGTTAAGAGAATTAAACTGATTGGTCCGGCAACCAAGGATCCCATCTGGATTCAGCTGAGAGCAGATTTGTTAAATTTGCCGATTCAAGTCATGCAAACACCCGAATCTGTATCGCGCGGAGCCAACTTAATTGGCAGTAAAGTAGAGCCACTCGTATCGAATGAACTTATTTTGCCGCAAGAGCATTTGTTATTGGTCGAAAAATTGAGGTCAATATATGAACATCAATATAAGAAGCTTTACCGTGCAAAAGTTGAGATGGAATTATAG
- the prdC gene encoding proline reductase-associated electron transfer protein PrdC, which yields MSLIKLSLKQSVGAFDNPTVKVGDKVKRGQLIAVPNGLGVNLHSSVDGIIKEVTDQYIEITADQKQSSDFVKIPDTASNLEAITEAGVVGCGGAGFPAGAKYARPIPDGHLFINAAECEPVLRHNIARIITDAEKIVRGIEYIKDIVGAKDVQIAIKRKNTNAVALLEEAIRGHDDISLELMLNRYPEGEERAIIRDSNLHKLLKTDELPYAANAIVTNLETVFRAAEAIEDRKPVMTKDITVAGRLNGDNEVIDVKLDVPIGTLVGDILTDYPKMAEYGELILGGPFTGSRTDLTQPISKTAGGVIATIPFPSLKGKKVGLLACACGATPERMKELAASMDAEVVGIEWCKNAVVDEKTGRAKCINPGICPGQAEKILKLRADGAEELMVGNCTDCTNTVMGVAPKLKLPVIHTTDFARRATGMRIMRYMLPENDQ from the coding sequence ATGAGTTTAATTAAGTTATCATTGAAGCAAAGCGTTGGCGCTTTCGATAACCCGACTGTCAAAGTTGGTGATAAAGTTAAACGCGGCCAGCTCATTGCCGTTCCAAACGGTTTAGGCGTGAATTTACACTCCAGTGTTGATGGCATCATTAAAGAGGTCACTGATCAATACATTGAAATTACTGCTGACCAAAAACAAAGTTCTGACTTTGTCAAAATCCCTGACACTGCTTCAAATTTAGAAGCAATTACTGAAGCAGGTGTTGTCGGATGTGGAGGTGCTGGTTTTCCAGCTGGTGCTAAATATGCCCGCCCCATTCCTGACGGTCATTTATTTATTAACGCTGCTGAATGTGAACCTGTTTTGCGTCACAACATCGCTCGCATCATTACGGATGCCGAGAAAATTGTTCGTGGAATTGAATACATCAAGGATATTGTCGGTGCAAAAGATGTTCAAATTGCAATTAAACGCAAAAACACTAATGCTGTCGCTCTACTAGAAGAAGCGATTCGCGGTCACGACGATATTTCGTTAGAGTTAATGCTAAATCGCTATCCAGAAGGGGAAGAACGGGCAATCATCCGGGATTCCAATCTCCACAAGCTTTTAAAAACCGATGAATTACCTTATGCTGCTAATGCGATCGTAACTAATTTAGAGACTGTCTTTCGAGCAGCTGAAGCAATTGAGGACCGCAAGCCAGTTATGACCAAAGACATTACCGTGGCTGGGCGCTTAAACGGCGATAATGAGGTTATCGATGTCAAGCTAGACGTCCCAATCGGCACTTTAGTTGGAGATATTTTAACAGATTATCCTAAAATGGCTGAATACGGAGAATTGATCTTGGGTGGACCTTTCACCGGATCTCGCACTGATCTAACTCAACCAATTAGTAAAACCGCGGGCGGAGTCATTGCAACAATCCCATTTCCAAGCCTTAAAGGCAAAAAAGTTGGCCTGCTCGCTTGTGCATGCGGCGCAACACCAGAACGAATGAAAGAACTAGCTGCTTCGATGGATGCCGAAGTAGTAGGGATCGAATGGTGTAAAAACGCCGTCGTCGATGAAAAAACCGGCCGAGCAAAATGTATCAACCCTGGTATTTGTCCAGGACAAGCCGAAAAAATTCTAAAATTACGAGCAGATGGTGCTGAAGAGCTCATGGTCGGTAACTGTACCGATTGTACCAATACCGTCATGGGAGTAGCACCAAAACTGAAACTACCAGTTATTCACACGACAGATTTTGCGCGGCGAGCAACGGGTATGCGAATTATGCGTTACATGCTCCCCGAAAACGATCAATAA